GTGCCGTCGTGAAGCTCGGTCTTCAGCGGGTTCTTCTTGTCCGACAGCGTCCCGTACTTCGTCTTGTACTTCTCCCGGAACCGCTTCTTGTCCTGATACAGGGCCTCGCTCTTCGCCAGCAGGGCGTTGGAGGCCGTGGGCCCGAAGACGACCTCCTGGGGGTGCTCGTCCGCGCCGTCCAGGAAGAGCGCCAGGCTCCGCTTCTTGCCCTTGCCACCGCCAGGCATCTCCTCCAGGGCGGCCTGCTCCAGGCCGTCCGGGTCCGCGTAGAGGTCCAGGTCCTCCCGGTCGCGCTTGCCCAGGATGCCCACCTCCTTGCGCTTCGCCATCCGAGGCGCGTTGCCCGCCACCCGCGGCTTGACCAGGAAGACCGCGTCGGATTGGTGGCACTTCGGGCACGTGGGCCTGGCGCCCTTGAGCGTCGGATAGTCGGAGGAGGTGCACAGCCCGGAGGTGTGGTCGCACCGCTTGCAGTGCCAGGTGAAGTAGTTGACGGACCGCGTCTCCACGATGCTGTCGCCGTGCTTCGTGGTGCACGGGCCGCACTTGGGGACCTCGGCGGGCCGCTCACCCTGCGTGAAGAGGTCACTGACCTTCTTGCAGGTCTTGCACTCGAAGTAGAAGAACATCGCCCCTCGGATGCTCCCTGCATGGGCTCGAACCCGTCAAGCCGGCCCCCCTCCCGGGAGACCTGCCTGCCCGGGCGCCGACACTGGGACGAACGGCCTTTGACGGTCTGGCCGCGATCCGCTATACCAAATGCGATAATGATTATCAAAATCATTTGATATCAGTGATTAGTCTGGATTGAAAGACCCGTGAGCACCTCCCCCCGGCGTGTCCCCCCCCTCCTCGCGGCCGCGTGTGGCGTCGCCGTGGTCGCGCTCGCCGTCCTGGGCCTGCGGGCCTCGCGCACCACCCCGGACGTCCCGGAAGCGGCCACGCCCGCCGCGTCAGCCCCCGCGGCGGCCGCGGGCCGCACCTTCACCCATGGCCAGGGCAGCACCGTGGTGGCGGAGCACCCGAAGCAGGTGGTGGTCTTCGACCTGGCGGCGCTGGACACGCTGGACGCGCTGGGCGTGGACGTCCAGGGGGTGGCGGGGGAGTACTTCCCCGGCCAGCTGGCGAAGTACGCGGACGTGAAGAAGTACCCCCGGTACGGGACCCTGTTCGAACCCGACTACGAGGCGCTCCACGCCGCGCGGCCCGACCTCATCATCACCGGCGGTCGCTCCAGCGCGCGCTACTCGAAGCTGAAGGACATCGCGCCCACCATCGATCAGCCCACGGACGACGCGCACTACCTGGCCACCATGACGGCCAACACGGAGCGGCTGGCGGCGGTGTTCGGCAAGGAGGAGAAGGGCCGGGCGCTGCTGGCGGACCTGCGCCAGTCCATTGAAGCCCTGAAGAAGACCACCGCGACGCGGGGCCGGGGGCTCGTCGTGCTGACCACGGGCGGGCGGATGACGGCCTATGGCCCGGGCTCCCGCTTCGGGGTGCTGCACGAGGGCTTCGGCATCCCGCCCGCGGCCCCGGCGCTCAAGGCGTCCCTGCATGGGGAGGCCATCGGGTCGGAGTTCATCCTGGAGACCAACCCGGACTGGCTGTTCGTCATCGACCGTGACGCGGCCATCGGCGAGGGGGGCGGTGCCCAGCGGCTGCTCGACAACGAGCTGGTGCACCAGACGGCGGCCTGGAAGCGGGGGCAGGTCGTCTACCTGGAGCCGGCCAACACCTACCTCATTGGCGGGGGCATCCAGTCGGTGCGGCGCCTGATGGAGCAGATCTCGGATGTCTATGCACAGCCTCGACAGCCCCCCGCTCCCTGAGTCGGGCACCTTCGCCAGACGCGCCCCCCCCCGCTCCGTCGTGGCCACGGAGCCGGCGCTCGCCGTGCCGCGCCTGCTCGTGGCCGTCCTCGCGGTGCTGGTGCTCGCCGGACTCAGCCTGCTGATTGGCGTGAGCCAGGTGACGTGGGACACGCTCTTCGCGGCCGGAGCGGACGACCGGGCCGTGCAGGTGCTGGTCATCAGCCGCGTGCCGCGCACCCTGGCCCTGATGCTCTCGGGCATGGCGCTGGGCGTGGCCGGCCTCATCCTGCAGATGCTCGCGCGCAACCGCTTCGTGGAGCCCTTCACCGCGGGCACCGCGGAGTCCGCCAGCCTGGGCATCCTCGCCGTCACCGTGCTGGCGCCCGACCTGCCCGTGCTGGCCAAGACGCTGGTGGCCGCGGGCTTCGCGCTGGCGGGCACGGCGCTGTTCCTGCTCATCCTGCGGCGCATCCCACTGCGCTCGGCGCTCGTGGTGCCGCTGGTCGGGCTGGTGCTGGGGGCCATCTTCGACGCGGCGACGACGTTCTTCGCCTACCGCTTCAACCTGCTCCAGTCGCTGTCGGCCTGGACGACGGGGGACTTCTCCAGCGTCATGCGCGGGCGCTATGAGCTGCTGTGGAGCGCCTTCGTCCTCACGGGCATCGCCTACGTCGTCGCGGACCGCTTCACGGTCGCCGGCATGGGCGAGGCCTTCACCACCAACCTGGGCCTGAACCACCGCCGCATCGTCGCGCTGGGGCTGGCCCTGGTCGCGATGGTCACCGCCATGGTGGTGGCCACCGTGGGGATGATTCCGTTCATCGGGCTCATCGTGCCGAACCTGGTCAGCCTGCTGCTGGGCGACAACGCGCGGCGCTCCATCCCGTGGGTGGCGGTGATGGGCGCGGGCTTCGTGCTGCTCTGTGACATCGTCGGGCGGGTGGTGCGCTACCCGTATGAGATCCCCGTCGGCACCGTGGCGGGCGTGGTGGGCAGCCTCATGTTCCTCCACCTGCTGCTCAGGCGGGATGCCCGTGTGGGCTAGCGCGCTCAAGCCCGCGGGCCATGAGCGACGGCTGCTGCTGATGGGGGGCCTGGCCCTCCTGTGCGTCGCCGCGTTCATGACCGTGGGCGCCCAGGGGCGGTGGGACTTCGTGCTGCCCTTCCGCGCGCGCAAGGTCCTGACGGTGGTGCTGGTGGCCTACGCCATCGCGGTCTCCACGGTGCTGTTCCAGACCGTGACGGAGAACCGCGTGCTGACGCCGGCCATCATGGGCTTCGACACGCTCTACGTGCTGCTCCAGACGTGCCTGCTCTTCTTCCTGGGCTCCACCACGGTGGCGGCCCTGGACGTGCGGCTGCTGTTCGCGGTGGAGGTCGCCATCATGGTGCTCTTCTCCGGCGTGCTGCACCGGTGGCTGTTCTGGAGCGGGCGCCGGAGCATCCACCTGCTGCTGCTCACGGGCGTGGTGCTGGGCGTGCTGTTCCGCAGCCTGTCCACCTTCCTCCAGCGCGTCATCTCCCCCAGCGAGTTCGCCTTCCTCCAGGACCGCTTCTTCGCCAGCTTCAACAACCCGGATCCGGACCTGCTCGTCGTGTCGGCGGTGGTGACCGTGGGGGCCTCCGCCCTGGGCCTCTCCCTGCTGCGCGCCTGCGACGTCCTGGGGCTGGGCCGGGACCTGGCCATCAACCTGGGCGTGGACCACCGCCGCACGGTGTCGCTGCTGCTGGTGGTGGTGGCGGTGCTGGTGTCGGTGTCCACGGCGCTCGTGGGGCCGGTGACCTTCTTCGGCCTGCTGGTGGCGAACCTGGCCTACGGGCTGGTGGGCTCCCACCGGCACGTCCACACCCTGCCCGCCGCGGTGTTCCTCGCGGTGATTGGCCTGCTGGGCGGGCAGCTGCTGCTGGAGCAGGTCTTCTCCTTTGGCGCCAACCTGCGTGTCATCATCGAGTTCCTGGGCGGGCTGATGTTCATCGCCCTGCTCATGAGAGGCGCCCTGCGATGATCGAGGCCCGGAACGTCTCCCGCCGCTACGGAGACACCCTGGTGGTGGACGACGTCTCCCTGCGGATCCCCGAGCGCGGCGTCACGTCCATCATCGGGCCCAACGGCGCCGGCAAGTCCACCCTCCTGTCGATGATCAGCCGGCTGTTGCCGCTGTCCTCGGGCGTGGTCCTGGTGGACGACCTGGACGTGACGAAGACGCCCGGCGACGCGCTGGCCCGCAGGCTGGCCATCCTGCGCCAGGACAACCACCTCACCGCGCGGCTGACGGTGCGCGACCTGGTGACGTTCGGCCGCTATCCGCACTCGCGGGGGCGCCCGACGGTGGAGGACCGGGCCTTCGTGGAGGGGGCCATCCACCACCTGGGCCTGGAGCCCATCGCCCACCGCTTCCTGGACGAGCTGTCCGGAGGCCAGCGCCAGCGCGCCTTCGTGGCCATGGTGCTGTGCCAGGACACGCACTACGTGCTGCTGGATGAGCCGCTCAACAGCCTGGACATGAAGCACGCGGTGTCCATGATGCAGGAGCTGAGGCGCGCCGCGGACGCGCTAGGCAAGAGCGTCATCCTGGTCCTGCACGACCTCAACTTCGCCTCCTGCTACTCCGACCACATCATCGCAATGCGCGACGGGAAGGTCGCCTTCCAGGGCAACGCGGAGGAGCTGATGCGTACGGAGGTCCTGCGCGGCATCTACGACCTGGACATCGCCATCCACCAGCTCGACGGGAAGTGGATCGCCGTCCACTACCGGTAGCGCCGCCGGGCCGGGGCCTCACCCGCGAAGACGCCGTCGCATCGCGTCGCAGGCGTCCTTCGCCTCCTTCAGGCCCACGCCGTAGCGGTCGCGGTAGAGCTTGACGGCCTCGATGAGCTGGTCGTCGCGCAGGGCCTGCTCGATGTCCGCGTCCCCCTCCACGGCCCCCGAGGGCTCACGCCCGAAGGGGTGCCGCTCCGCCATGAGCGCCTCCACGGAGTCCTTGGCCTCCTTCAGGTCCACGCCGTGCTGCTCGCGGTACAGCTTGATGGCCTTGATGGTCTGCCCCGCGTCGATCAGTTCCTGGATGCGGGCCTGGAACACCTCCGGGGCCAATTGGGGGGGCGCCGCCGCGGGCGGCGGATCCAGTTCCTGCGCCTCGCGGGAGGAGGACTCACGCAGGCGACGTTGCAGGAGCGCCAGCGCGCCCCCGGCGAGGAGCGCGAGGAGGAGCCATCCGATGAGGGTCAGGGACATGCCACCGAGCATAGTCCGGAGGGCCTCCGCGGAAGCGAAGAAGCCCCCGGGGGTTGTCACGGCTCCACCCACGGTGAAAGCCTGCGCATCCTTCCGGCTCCTTGAGAAAGGCAGACACCGATGCGCGAGAAGAACCTGGAGTACACGCTGGATTGGATTGCCATCCAGGAGCTGGTGGCCGAGTACGGGCAGGCCATCGACCATGGCAAGGACACGGGCGACTGGACGCGCTGGGAGCGGGTCTTCGCGCCGGAGGTGACGTCGGACTACTCGCGCTTCATGGGCGTGCCGCCCGTCACCCAGCCGCGCGCGGTGCTGGCGAAGTTCGCGGACGTGTCGCTGGAGTGCTTCACGCGCACGCAGCACGCCACGGCCAACACGGTGCGCACCGAGTTCAAGAGCGACACTCAGGCGACGGTGCATGCCTACGCGGAGGTGTCCCACTTCTTCCAGCTCAACGGCGTGCCGCAGGAGTGGACGCTGGTGGGACGCTACACGCACGAGGTGGTCAAGACGGCCCAGGAGGGGTGGCGCCTCCAGAAGGTCACGCTGGATCCAATGCACCACCGGGGCAACCTGCTGGGCCTGCAGTTCGTCCAGGGCAAGCGGCTGGGCACCCCGTAGCTCAATCGGTCAGCAGCACCATCAGCAGATGGCCCAGGGCCTTGGCCTCCGCGTGTTGGGGGTCCAGCTCCAGCGCCTGACCGACCATGGCGTTGGCCTCGTCCAGACGGGACTCATTCTTGAGGTACATGCCGTAGGCGAAGTACGCGTCCGCGGACTTCGGCTCCTTCGCGATGCGCTCCAGGAACGGCTTCTCCTCCGCATCCGGCGGCATGAAGGCACTGGACGGAGGACACGGGTCGCCATACTGGCCCTTGATGCTCTTGGAATACGCCCCCGGCGCATGCGCCTTGAGCGCCTTCATGAAGCGCTTCATGTCCTCGGCCACCTCCGCGTCCCGGGCACACATCCCGAGCACGGCGATGTACAGCCCCTTGTTGAGCCCGGGGTAGTCGTCGGACTTCTTCACGGCCAGCAAGTCCCCGCTCGGAGTCGCGAAGCGAGCCCAGGGCACCTTTGCCTTCAGCCCGTCCAACGCGGCCTGCGCCTCCGCTTCGGTCTTCCCGCCCCCGACGATGATGATGTCGTACGTGCGAGGCTTCGGCTCCTTCGCCGAGGCAAGAAGTGGAACACAGACAGCCAGCAGCAGCAGGATGCGATTGGGCATCCCGCCAATCTACTTGTTTCTCTGGGGCTTGCGGACGCGGCGGGCCGCCCCACCCGAGCCGCTCCTGGGACGCGCGGGCGCCTTCGCCAGCGATGCCGCCTGCGCACCAATGGTCTCCGCCAGGAAGTCCACCACCGCGCGCACCCGGGCGTTGTTGGCCAGGTCTTCGTGGAACACCAGCCACACGGTCCGCTCCAACTCGGGCAGGGCATCACGGAGCGGAACGAGCTCCGGGTGCAGATGACCGAAGAAGGCCGGCAGCAGCGCCACCCCCAGACCCTCGCGCGCGGCCTGGAGCAGGCCCAGGATGGAGGTGAGCCGCACCGCGACGGTGGCCCGCGCCGCGTGCACGTCCAGCCACTTCGACTCGGGCCAGCGCCTGGAGTCCTGCGCGTATCCGATCACGGTGTGGCCCTGGAGGCCCGCGTCGAAGCGCACGGCCCCCCTGCGGTCCAGGTACGCCTGGGAGGCGAAGGGCACCACGCCGATGGCCGCCACCTTCCGGGCCCGTAGGGAGGGCTCCTGGGGACGCACCAGGCGGATGGCCACGTCGGCTTCGCGCCGGACGAGTGAGAGGGTTTCGTAGCCGGAGAGCAGGTGCAGCTCGATTTCAGGATG
This region of Corallococcus soli genomic DNA includes:
- a CDS encoding siderophore ABC transporter substrate-binding protein, which gives rise to MSTSPRRVPPLLAAACGVAVVALAVLGLRASRTTPDVPEAATPAASAPAAAAGRTFTHGQGSTVVAEHPKQVVVFDLAALDTLDALGVDVQGVAGEYFPGQLAKYADVKKYPRYGTLFEPDYEALHAARPDLIITGGRSSARYSKLKDIAPTIDQPTDDAHYLATMTANTERLAAVFGKEEKGRALLADLRQSIEALKKTTATRGRGLVVLTTGGRMTAYGPGSRFGVLHEGFGIPPAAPALKASLHGEAIGSEFILETNPDWLFVIDRDAAIGEGGGAQRLLDNELVHQTAAWKRGQVVYLEPANTYLIGGGIQSVRRLMEQISDVYAQPRQPPAP
- a CDS encoding ABC transporter permease, which produces MSMHSLDSPPLPESGTFARRAPPRSVVATEPALAVPRLLVAVLAVLVLAGLSLLIGVSQVTWDTLFAAGADDRAVQVLVISRVPRTLALMLSGMALGVAGLILQMLARNRFVEPFTAGTAESASLGILAVTVLAPDLPVLAKTLVAAGFALAGTALFLLILRRIPLRSALVVPLVGLVLGAIFDAATTFFAYRFNLLQSLSAWTTGDFSSVMRGRYELLWSAFVLTGIAYVVADRFTVAGMGEAFTTNLGLNHRRIVALGLALVAMVTAMVVATVGMIPFIGLIVPNLVSLLLGDNARRSIPWVAVMGAGFVLLCDIVGRVVRYPYEIPVGTVAGVVGSLMFLHLLLRRDARVG
- a CDS encoding iron chelate uptake ABC transporter family permease subunit gives rise to the protein MPVWASALKPAGHERRLLLMGGLALLCVAAFMTVGAQGRWDFVLPFRARKVLTVVLVAYAIAVSTVLFQTVTENRVLTPAIMGFDTLYVLLQTCLLFFLGSTTVAALDVRLLFAVEVAIMVLFSGVLHRWLFWSGRRSIHLLLLTGVVLGVLFRSLSTFLQRVISPSEFAFLQDRFFASFNNPDPDLLVVSAVVTVGASALGLSLLRACDVLGLGRDLAINLGVDHRRTVSLLLVVVAVLVSVSTALVGPVTFFGLLVANLAYGLVGSHRHVHTLPAAVFLAVIGLLGGQLLLEQVFSFGANLRVIIEFLGGLMFIALLMRGALR
- a CDS encoding iron ABC transporter ATP-binding protein, translating into MIEARNVSRRYGDTLVVDDVSLRIPERGVTSIIGPNGAGKSTLLSMISRLLPLSSGVVLVDDLDVTKTPGDALARRLAILRQDNHLTARLTVRDLVTFGRYPHSRGRPTVEDRAFVEGAIHHLGLEPIAHRFLDELSGGQRQRAFVAMVLCQDTHYVLLDEPLNSLDMKHAVSMMQELRRAADALGKSVILVLHDLNFASCYSDHIIAMRDGKVAFQGNAEELMRTEVLRGIYDLDIAIHQLDGKWIAVHYR
- a CDS encoding nuclear transport factor 2 family protein, giving the protein MREKNLEYTLDWIAIQELVAEYGQAIDHGKDTGDWTRWERVFAPEVTSDYSRFMGVPPVTQPRAVLAKFADVSLECFTRTQHATANTVRTEFKSDTQATVHAYAEVSHFFQLNGVPQEWTLVGRYTHEVVKTAQEGWRLQKVTLDPMHHRGNLLGLQFVQGKRLGTP
- a CDS encoding LysR family transcriptional regulator; protein product: MPQWNDLQHFLAIARGGSLSAAARQLKVDQTTVGRRLAVLERELGARLFDRTPSGFRPTAVALRILPAAEAVEAEALRVERLASGEDLRPSGPVTVTATDTFLVHNVLPWLAGFRERHPEIELHLLSGYETLSLVRREADVAIRLVRPQEPSLRARKVAAIGVVPFASQAYLDRRGAVRFDAGLQGHTVIGYAQDSRRWPESKWLDVHAARATVAVRLTSILGLLQAAREGLGVALLPAFFGHLHPELVPLRDALPELERTVWLVFHEDLANNARVRAVVDFLAETIGAQAASLAKAPARPRSGSGGAARRVRKPQRNK